In one window of Thalassophryne amazonica chromosome 9, fThaAma1.1, whole genome shotgun sequence DNA:
- the LOC117516603 gene encoding oligodendrocyte-myelin glycoprotein-like, whose translation MRSWHMLISVSLYEALLQLLVMLSLGLRVLAVCPSMCSCSRSHREVDCSWRALRELPDGLQHNLRSLNLSHNRFHSLDGQLTAYTHLRVLDLSHNRLDHLPMRLPRSLWQLYAASNRIHMLDKNDTVNQWNLQRLDLSHNKIERAVFINNTMTNLRMINLSHNHFWTLPTNMPMHLETIDLSHNLLVKVLPGSLDRLPRLTHFFLHANRFSTLPFGVLDKITALRLITLGNNPWSCHLPNALAYLISWTQHTTTFVLGCPCHTQAICGGVNPGRKKDEHFASYNLPPLTASAEDQSSVPAQVTATWWWYRSFSTQLSTRLHQPFTATPIGFSTPLPGTVGLHLTTKYLSATNIHPNSHFIFGQEKISPMNRLGNTDAMSEASSISNTSIPVDTGMATDQFFMTQNPSLHTKKTTTLRTRSVRRPNQSLASGINKADIASAPCSSFIQNLILSFILHQHVF comes from the exons ATGAGAAG CTGGCACATGCTGATCAGTGTCTCCCTGTATGAAGCCCTACTGCAGCTGCTGGTCATGCTGTCATTGGGTTTGCGTGTCCTCGCAGTGTGCCCCTCCATGTGCTCCTGCAGCCGCAGCCACAGAGAGGTTGACTGTTCCTGGAGGGCTCTGAGGGAGCTCCCCGACGGCCTGCAGCACAACCTTCGCTCCCTCAACTTGTCCCACAACCGGTTTCACAGTCTTGATGGCCAGCTCACTGCATACACCCATCTCCGTGTTCTTGATTTGTCTCACAACAGGCTGGACCACCTGCCCATGAGGTTACCACGGTCCCTCTGGCAACTGTACGCCGCCTCCAACCGCATCCACATGCTGGATAAGAATGATACCGTCAACCAGTGGAATCTGCAACGACTTGACCTTTCCCATAATAAGATAGAACGGGCTGTCTTCATTAACAACACAATGACCAATCTGCGCATGATAAACCTAagccacaatcacttctggactTTGCCCACCAACATGCCAATGCACCTGGAGACCATCGACCTGTCCCACAACCTGCTGGTTAAGGTGCTGCCAGGCTCTCTAGACCGGCTTCCCAGACTAACTCACTTCTTTCTGCATGCTAATCGCTTTTCCACACTGCCGTTTGGAGTCTTAGACAAGATAACAGCACTTAGACTTATCACCCTGGGCAACAACCCTTGGTCCTGCCACCTGCCTAATGCCCTCGCCTACTTAATCTCCTGGACTCAGCATACCACCACCTTTGTCCTGGGCTGCCCCTGCCACACCCAGGCTATTTGTGGAGGGGTGAACCCTGGTAGGAAGAAAGATGAGCACTTTGCCTCCTACAATTTGCCCCCCTTAACAGCAAGTGCCGAGGACCAGAGTTCTGTACCTGCTCAGGTCACCGCCACCTGGTGGTGGTACAGGTCCTTTTCTACTCAGCTAAGCACAAGATTACACCAACCCTTCACAGCCACACCCATCGGCTTCTCCACCCCATTACCTGGCACCGTGGGTCTCCACCTAACAACCAAGTACCTTTCTGCAACTAATATCCACCCTAattcccatttcatttttgggcaAGAAAAAATCTCCCCCATGAACCGACTGGGCAACACTGACGCCATGAGTGAGGCAAGCTCCATCTCTAATACATCCATCCCTGTTGACACCGGTATGGCCACAGACCAGTTCTTCATGACGCAGAACCCTTCTCTCCACACTAAGAAAACTACGACCCTTCGCACCAGAAGTGTGAGGAGGCCAAATCAGTCCCTTGCAAGTGGTATCAACAAGGCCGACATAGCTTCTGCACCTTGCTCCTCGTTTATCCAGAACCTGATCTTGTCCTTCATCCTGCATCAACATGTATTTTGA